The Caldicellulosiruptor acetigenus DNA window CTTTGAAAAATTCCACAACATAATACTCCAAACATTGCACAACAATTTTCAAGTCTTTGAGAAAATTTTTATCTTTCCTTATATAAAAGTTAAGAGTTTTGGTGTTTAGGCGAAATACATCCAACAAAACAAGTGGTAAGGCCCACAGGTCAATATAGCTTCCGTCCCAAAAATATTTATAAAAGAAGCCTGTCAAAAATGGATTTGTCTCACAGTATTCTTTAAAAAATTTCTCTATGAGTATAAAAAATGTTTTTCTTGTAAACAGTTTTGACGGTAAATCCTGAGTCTTGTAGAGGTTTGCCTCATAAATTTCAGCAAACAATACAAATACCTCCTTAATTTGTAATCATCACCTCTGCAGGGCATCAAAAAAGGCCAATATTTGCAAAGCCTTTTTTCCCCTGCAAATATTGGCCTACCTTGCAACTGGCCAATTTATTGGCCCTTTGCTTGGTCTGCCAAATTTTACTGACTTAATTTTTTTTCTAAGTTTTCATTTAGGGTTATTACAATTACTTTTTCACCATTTACTGTGTTTACATCTGAGTATATGCCCGCAATGTCAACATCAATTACCTGTTTTATTAAGTTTGCCAAATCCTCTTTTGCATTCTCAAACAAAGTTGCTCTCACCTTTTTGATAAGTTCAATGCCTTCCTTAGTTTGCGCAAGCCTTTTTTCTGTAGGACTTAAAAAACCAATTAGTCTCACAACAATAATATCCTCTGTAATTATAGTTTTTATCTGCTTTGGTCCTCTGCCCATGTATTCTATTTCGAACTTGCTTACCGCCTCGCTGATTTTTGCCTCTATCTGCCCTTTTGTCATTTTGTCAGTCAATAACCTTCCCTGTCTAACTTAAGTCTTGATTTAAGTATAGCAAAATGAAATTTGGATGTCAATATATTTCAATTAATTTTTCCTGCATGCTACTAACCTCTTGATTTTTCTTAATTTTAAAAATTCAACTTTGTATAAATTGCAACTTTAATTTTCCCATTATGCACCTTAATATAAAAAAGGCAGGGCTGTGTTTTTTCTCACACAACCCCGCCTTTTACCCTATTTCGCTTATTTTTTTGACAAAATTTCATTCAAATCATTCTCGGGGTTTGAAATAGGTTTTATATTGAATCTCTCAACAAGTACCTGCAGAATATTTGGTGAAACAAATGCTGGCAGTGATGGACCCAAATAGATGTTTTTAATACCAAGGGATAGCAGTGTCAAAAGTATCGCTACTGCTTTTTGTTCAAACCATGAAAGGACAAGTGTAAGCGGCAAGTCATTTACATCAACTCCAAAAGCTTTTGCAAGTTCAATTGCGATGATGATTGCAGAATATGCATCGTTGCACTGGCCAACATCTAAAAGCCTTGGAAATTCACCAATTGAGCCAAAGTCTTTCTTATTGAATCTATACTTTCCACACGCAAGCGTCAAAATAAGCGTGTCTTTTGGAGTTTTTTCAGCAAACTCTGTATAGTAGTTTCTACCTGGCTTTGCACCATCACATCCACCAATCAGGAAGAAATGCTTGATCTGACCACTTTTTACAGCCTCAATTATCTTGTTTGCAACACCAAGCACAGTGTTGTGAGCAAATCCAACAAGGATTTTCTTTTCTTCTTCGTCTTCCTGCCAACCACCAAGCTCTAATGCCTTTTGGATAATTGGTGTGAAATCCTTTTTGCCATTTACTTCTTCAATGTGTGCAACACCATCAAACCCAACAACACCCGTTGTAAATATTCTGTCTTTGTAACTGTCGCGTGGTTTTTGCAAACAGTTTGTAGTCATCAAGATACAACCTGGAATGCCGTCAAATTCCTTCTGCTGGTCCTGCCATGCACCACCATAGTTACCAACAAGATGTTTGTACTTCTTTAGCTCTGGATAACCATGTGCTGGAAGCATCTCACCGTGTGTATAGATATTTATTCCTTTTCCTTCTGTTTGCTCTAAAAGATCTTTTAAGTCTTTCAAATCATGCCCAGAGACAATTATAAATGGTCCTTTTTTCTTGGAAATCAAAACTTCTGTTGGCCGTGGATGACCAAAAGTCTCAGTGTGAGCTTTGTCCAAAATTTCCATACATCTAAAATTCTTCTTTCCAAGTTCCATACAGAGGTTGTAAAGCTCCTCTGCTGACAAATTGCTGTCCAGCGTTTTTGCAAGTGCTGTAAAGAAGAAATTGTTCACATCATCATCCTTGTAGCCAAGCCTATATGCATGATGAGCATATGCAGCCATTCCTTTTAAGCCATAAATAAGGAGCTCTCTTAAAGACCTGATATCATCATCAATGTCATCTGCCAAAATTCCAACCTTTTTCCCATCTGCTATCATCTTTTCAACATCTTCTGGTGGTCGATAGTAAACGGCAGCCGGTAGATTATCTAAGTTTGAAACTTGATTTTTTAGATTTTCTTTCACACTGTCTGCTTCAAGAATATACCTTACAAATCTTTTCTCATCAAAGTTCACATTTGTAAGAGTAGAAAATAGAGCATCCATCATGAATTTGGTTGTACCTTCGTCAATCTTTTTTCCTTCAGCTAAAATTTTGCTACCCAAGTATGCAATGCCTTTTAACTGGTACAAAAGCAAATCCTGAAGTGTGGCAACTCTGCTGTCTTTACCGCAAACACCTACCTTTGTACAGCCTTTTCCACCTGCTGTCTGCTCGCATTGGAAACAAAACATATCAGTTTGGATCATCTCAAAATAGCACCTCCCAAAATATTATCAGTTTTTATTTACCCAAAATTATTCTTTTATACCACCATCGGTGGTAATTGTTACCTCTTGATACGGCAAAATCTTCTGTGCCTGAAGCATGGCCTTTTTAACTATGCTTGCAATACCATTGCAACAAGGAACTTCCATCTTAACAACTGTGATGCTCTTTATGTTATGACTTTGAATAATTTCTAAGATTTTTTCATAGAAGTATTCAATATTGTCAAGCTTTGGACATCCTATTATTGTCACTTTTCCTTTCATAAAATCTCTGTGGAAAGACGCATATGCATATGCAACACAGTCAGCCGCAATGAGTAGATGCGCGTTGTCAAAAAACTTTGCATAAGGATTAACAAGATTTAGCTGCACCGGCCAGTTAACAAGTTGAGATAATTCTTCTTTGCTCTCTTCTACCTTTTGATTTTTCTCCTCTGAAGCTTCGAGCATGTTACTTCTTTCAATTACTCTCTCCTGAGAACCAGGGCACATACATGAAAACTGCTCATGCTGTTTTTTCTGATTGAGTCTTTCTTCCACAGCCTTTTCATTGAATGGTTTTGCTTCTGCTTCAATTATCTCAATCGCCCCTGTTGGGCAAACAGGAAGACAGTTGCCAAGTCCGTCACAGTATTCTTCACTTACAAGTTTTGCCTTGCCATTTACAAGCTCAATCGCACCCTCAACACAAGCATTCACACACAGTCCGCACCCATTGCACTTTTCCTCGTTGATCTTTACAATCTTTCTTATCATTTTCAACCATCCCTCTCTGTTTACTTGCAATTATATTTTATATGGTTTAGAATATATTTGCGGTAACATATGTTACAGTTTTATATGCATTTTAAAGAAGGTGAAAATCGATGCATCTTGAAAGAGTATGTCAAAGCAAGCTGTTTAAGATGATGGATCAAAGCGAAATAAAAGAGATATTGGATTCCTTTCATATTCTTAAAAAGGATTTTGAAAAAGACCAGGTGATTGTACTTGAAGGTGACGAATGCAGCTTTATAGGACTTATACTCAGCGGAATGATTGAAGTGAAGAAAAGTTCTGTCTCAGGCAAAGAATATACCATAACTACATTGACACAAGGCGATACGTTTGGTGAAGCTGTCATATTTTCTTCGGCAAACACCTTTCCTGCGACAATTGTTTCAAAGACCAAAACAGAAGTTATATTCATTCCAAAGCATGCCATAATTAAGATGTGCAAAAAAAACGAAAAGTTTTTATATAACTTTTTAAATCTTCTTTCAGATAGAATTCTTCTTTTGAACACAAAACTTAAAGAAAATACGCTTTCTACTTTGAGACAAAAGATTTGTAATTTTTTAATTGAAGAGTACAAAAAACAGAAAACTACAAAATTAAAACTCAATTTTACAAAGCAAGAACTTGCTAAAATTTTTAATGTGCAAAGGCCTTCACTTTCAAGAGAGCTCATAAAAATGAAAGAAGAAGGGCTAATTGATTTCTGGGGAAAAGAAATCTGGATCAAAGATCTGGAAAAGATAGAGGAGTATTTATACGAAGATGCATAAAAGGCTGGGCAGATACCCAGCCTTGTGACTTTTATTAATTTTCAAAAAGAGCATCTACAAATTCTTTTGCATTAAAATACTGAAGATCATCTATCTTTTCTCCCACTCCTACAAACTTTACCGGAATCTTGAGCTCATCACATATGGAAATAATGATGCCGCCTTTTGCTGTACCATCAAGCTTTGTAAGTACAATTCCAGAAATATTGACTGCCTGGTTAAACTCTTTTGCTTGATTCAGCGCATTTTGACCAGTTGTTGCATCAATCACAAGCAAAGTCTCCTTGCTTGCTTCTGGCATTTGCTGATTTATCACCCGGTCAATCTTTTTAAGTTCCTCAATTAAGTTTTTCTTAGTATGAAGTCTTCCAGCCGTGTCGACTATCAAAACATCAGCCTTTCTTGCCCTCATTGCCTGGATACCATCGAACACAACAGCTGCCGGATCGCTACCTTCAACATGCTTTATAATGTCACACCCAACCCTTTTTGCCCAAATCTCAAGCTGTTCTGCAGCTGCTGCTCTAAATGTGTCTGCTGCCGCAATTAAAACCTTTTTACCATTTGATTTTAAAAGATTTGCAATTTTGCCTATGGATGTTGTCTTACCCACACCGTTTACGCCAACCATCAGGATTATGAGGGGATACTTTTCACTTAATTTGTTTTCTAGATTAATAATACTAAGCATCTCTTCTTTTAAAAGCTCTTTCACAGCTTCAGTAGCAGAAATTTTTTCTTTTTTAACCTTCTCTTTGAGATTTTCTATTATTTTTTGAGATGTTTTAACACCAACATCTGAGAGTACCAAAACCTCTTCAAGCTCTTCAAAAAGTTCATCGTCTACTTGCTTGAATGATTTTAATAAGCTTTCGACTTTTTCAGTAAAATTCTTTTTAGTCTTCGAAAGACCTTCTTTAAGTCTATCAAAAAATCCCATCTTCTATCATCCTTTCTGTATTTTTTCAATGTTTAGTGACAAAACTTTTGAAACACCGCGTTCTTCCATTGTAACACCATATAGAACGTCGGCAATCTCCATTGTGGGTTTCCTATGGGTAACGAAAATGATTTGGCTCTGGTTATTCAAATTCTTTATATACTGGGCAAACCTTTGAACATTTGCCTCATCCAAGCTTGAATCTATCTCGTCTAATATGCACAAAAGAGAACCTTTAAACGTCAAAAAGGCAAACAAAAGTGCAATTGCTACTAAAGCCTTTTCTCCACCAGAAAGAAGATTTATATTCTGAAGCTTTTTGCCTGGAGGTTTAACATCAATATCTACACCAAGCTCTCCATCCTGACCTATGAGCTTCAAATCACAACTTCCTCCGCCAAAAAGTTCAAAAAATATCTCTGAAAACAAACTCTTTATCTTTTCAAAGTTTTCTAAAAATATCTCTTTCATATTTTTTTCAAGATGACTAATAAGTCTTTTTAACTCATCTGTTGTCTTCTGCAAATCTTCAATCTGTTTTTGCAAAAATTGCATTCTTTCCTGTAGTCTTTTCTCCTGATCAATTGAATATAACTTTACTTCCCCCAGTTCAGAAAGCGCTTGAGTGCACCTTTCAAGCTCATCTTCCTTCTCTTTTGTCCAAAAAACTTCATTATTTGAAGCATGGATTTCTTCATTAAATGTCTCAAAATATTTTTCTTTTATATTCTTCATGTAGTTTTCAAGATCATGCTTTTCAAGAGCAATTTGTCCAAGTTTTTTTTCTATCTCCTGAATTTTATTTGAAATTTCATTTAACCCTTTTTGCTCAGAATTGTATCGCTCAGAAAGTTCAAAGTAATCTTTCTCAAGCTGCTGCAAATTATTTTTAAACTCTTCTGCTTTTTGTTTTTTCTCCTCTATCTCTTCAGAAGTTTGAAAAATTTGACCCTCAAGCTCTCTTATATTCTCTTCACATTTTGCCTTCTCATTAAACCTGTACATTTTTTGATTCTCTATCTCAACCATGTTATAGCTTTTACTTTCAAGCTTATGTTTTAATATAGAAATCTCTGCTTCAATCTTATTCTTTTCTTCTATCGCCTTTGTGAACTTGCTATCCAAAAGATTATAATCTTCTTTTAGTTTACTCAAAATGGTTTTAAGATTTGAAATCTCTTTCTCCAACTCCTCTTTTGATTTTTTGAGATTTTCTAAGTTTTCCTGGGAAGACTTTATGTCGCATTCAAGTGTTATGAGTTGTTGATCTATCAAATTCTTTTCGTTTTCTAAAGCATCTTTGTTTTGGACAAGCTGTTTCATTTTATAATCATACATCTCAATTTCTCTTTCAAGCTCACTCATTTTCGACAATAAATCATTTAAGTTTTCTTCCACTTCTCGTTTCGCAGTTTTAAGATCATACAACACTTTAGTATTTTCTATAATCAATTTATCCATTTCCTCAAGCTTGGATGAAAGGTTTTTTACATCAAGTTCCAGTTCTTCTTTTTCCACTTTTCTTTCCAAAAGAGAAAAATCAGCTTTCTTCTCACCACCAACAAAAACGCCACCGGGAGAAATTAGCTCTCCCGAAAGTGTAACACACCTTGCTTTATATCCTACCTTTTTTTGATACTCTATAGCTCTGTCGATAGTATCAAAAACAAGAGTACGACCAAGCAAAAATTCTGATACTTTTTGTACCTCATCATTTGTCTCAACAAATTCATCTGCATATCCCAAAAAACCATCTGCGTTAATATCTTCTTTTTGACTTAAAACCGAAACGGTATCAACAGGAATAATTGTGACCTTGCCAAGCTTCTCATTCTTTGCTATCTCTATTATCCTTTTTGCATCATTTTCATTTTTCACAACAAGGTGTTGCAAAGAACTGCCCAGTGCTGTTTCAATAGCTTTTAGATATTCTCTTTTGACAGATATCAAACTTCCCACCGTTCCATACAGGCAAATGGGAAGATTTTTTACTCGTTTGAAAACTTCCTTAATTGTTTTGCTGTATCCTTCATAGCTTTCTTCCATCATTTTTAGAACACTTAATCTTTCCTGCTTTTTTATCAGCTGTTTTGAAAGATCATCTACTAAATTTTTGATGTTGGCAAGATAATCCTCTTTTTTTGATACCTGCTGGTTTAAATCTTCAAGTAAAATTACAAGCTTTTTTCTTTCATCATCTAACTCCCTTAGTTGTGATTTTTTTGCATCTCGTGCAATGGTCAGTTTTTCAAATTCGCTTAAAATAGCATTTGTCTGCTCATTTATTTTCACTTTTCTATTTTCTAAAGTACCTGACAAATGCAAAATTCCATTTAATTTTTGGTTAAACTTTTCTATCTGAGATATGCATTCAATTAACTCTGCTTCTTTCTTTTGGATTTCTGATTCTACTTTTATAATGCTTTCTTTTAAAGCTGTAATTTGATTTTGTAACTTTGCATGAACCTCTAAAACTCTTCTATGCTCTTCTTCTTTTTCAGAAAGACTCTTTTGCAATTCATCTATGCTCTTTTTTAAATCCTCTTTTTGCTCCTCAAGCTGTAAAATCTGCCTTGACAAATGGTCCTTAAGTTGCTGTTCGCTTTCAAGCTGCTTTTTTAAAAACTTCAGCCGAGCGGTGCTTTCTGTAAGTTCACTTTTTATTTCATCATAAGATAGTCTTGTTTTCTCTACCTCCTGGGTCAGCAGGTCCATTTGTAATTTGTTCTGATTTATACTTTCTTCAAGTTCTCTTCTCAATTGTATTAGCTTTTCAAGTTCCTCATTTAATTGCTTCTCCTTTGTGAGAAAATCATGATATCTTCTGCCTGTCAAGTTATACTCATAAACATACTTTTCTTTTTTCAAACTTTGGAGTTTTTGATTTATTTGAAGATATGTCTTTGCCTTTTGCACATCAGGCTTAATTTCCTCCAGCTGTGTGCTAAGTTCAAAAATTACATCCTGAAGTCTTTGAATGTTCTCCTCTGTTGCTTTAAGCTTTCTCTCTGTTTCTTCTTTTCTGTACTTATACTTTGTAATCCCACACGCTTCTTCAAAAATCCTATACCTCTCAACAGGCCTTGCATTTATTATCTCATCAACTCTACCTTGGGATATAATAGAATATCCGTCTTTTCCAAGTCCAGAGTCAAGAAAAAGCTCATATACATCTTTCAATCTGCAAGGAATTTTATTTATAAAAAACTCACTCTCTCCACTCCTAAAAAGCCTTCTTGTTATCACCACTTCTTGATAATCGATGGGAAGAACCCCGCTTGAGTTGTCAAAACATATAGAAACCTCAGCAAAACCCTGAGATTTTCTCTTCTCAGTGCCAGCAAAAATAAGGTCTTCTTGTTTTGCTGCACGCAAAATTTTTAAACTTTGCTCGCCCAAAGCCCACCTTATTGCATCTGTAATATTGCTCTTTCCACATCCATTAGGTCCAACAATAGCTGTAATTCCTTTTTGAAATTCAATTCTTGTCTTTTCACAAAAAGATTTAAAACCATAGATTTCAAGCCATTTTATGTACATTATCATATCCCCCATCACTTCAAAAAACAATCATTATTTTAGCAAAAATTATTGAACAGTGCTATATCATTTGTGTAAATACAATGCTGCTAAAACAACAAAAAAGCAGGTAGTTTTTTCTACCTGCCATATCTTGAAAAACATTGATTTTCCTTACCTTGCTTGAACAATAAACTTTATTGCAGTCCTTTCTTCACCGTCAATATCAATTTCAGAAAATGCTGGAATTACAATCAAATCAATACCATTTGGTGCTACTTTTCCTCTTGCAATTGCAATAGCCTTGACAGCCTGGTTTACAGCACCTGCTCCAACTGCCTGAAGCTCTTGACTTTGTCAGTTTGAAGCTCAAAAAGCTTGGGAGGACTGGGATTGACAAAATTTGGTCGTCAATTTTGTCACTACATCATTTGCTAATACCAATAAATTCTAAGCCTTCCTCATATGTCATGAAGTTTTTTGGACCCTTTATCTTCATTACATTCAGTATATCTCCAGCTCCTCCCTCAATTCTTTGCTTTATCAAATATTTCTTCCCTTTTATCTCTATTTCAAAAAAGTTCATTGAATATATTGCTTCCATTATCCTTTCACTACTTATTCCTTTACCTTTTCTCCTCAAAATATATTCCAATGTCCTTTGCAGTAAAAATGCCAAAAAACATATCACAAAATGTCCTTTTATTCTGCTTTCTGTAAAGTGATATATCGGTCGCACTTCTAAACAGCTTTTCATTACTCTGAATGACTGCTCTATCTTCCATAAATCGTGATATGCTCCTAAAACCTCTTCTACATCCATATCCTTTTTGCTCGTTTGAATTGCATAATATCCGTCAAATTTCTCATCTCGTTTTATCGCTTCCTCATCCAGCACATATTCTTCTGATTTTGATTTCTTCTTCAAATATTTCCTTGCACCTTTCTTCTCTAAGGCTGTTATGCTTCCTTTGTTCTCTAAAAGCTCTTTGGCTTTTCTTACCAATCTCTCTCTGTCTTCTTTGTCTTTCTTGGCTCTCTTGCTTGAATACGTTATTATCAAATTCTCTTCTATTTTGAACTCTTTACCCTCTTCATCCTTGACAATATTTGTTCTTTCCAATACCTTATATTTGAATTCATCACCATAAATTTCTTCAGCATTCAAACATCTTTTGCCATCAAGTCTTTTATATCCTTCTTCATTAAAAACTTCATCTAAAATTTCTTTACTTGCATTCTTTAATCTGCTTGCTACTATATAGTCGTACCCAGCTTCTTTTATCATCTTTAAATTTATTCTGCTGTTAAGCCCTTTGTCTGCTACTATTATTATCTTATCTATACTAAATTTTTCCTTCAGCTTCCTCAGTATCTTTACCATCGTCTTGCTATCTATCGTATTACCAGGAAAAAGTTCATACCCTATCGGTCTGCCTTCTTTGTCCACCAAAAGCCCTAATACAACTTGCACTTCATTTACCTTGTTGTCTTTGCTAAACCCAAAATTTTTAAGTTCATCCGCTCTACAACTCTCAAAGTATATTGTCGTCACATCATAAAACACTACATCAACTACCATCTTAAATAAGTCTTTATTTCTCTGATACAGGTATGTCTCTAAATCTTCTTTTACACTGTCAAGAAAATCTAAACACCTGTACAATTGATTCAAATCTATATCCTCTTCAAATCCAAAATATTTGCTTCTCTGATGATAAGTTCTTAGTTTGCTCATTGGCTCTATCAATCTCTGTATGGTCATTAAAAAACTTACTTTGTTTACATCAAATTTTATCTTTCTCTCTTTTGCTGCTTTCCCTTTTAAAAACTTATCAATTTCAAGCTCCTCCCATAACTTTCTGTATACAATGTATCCCCAATTTTTTGCAACTGCATCCGAAATATCTTCTTCAGATTCAATAGTAACAGCTTTTGTATTCTCAGTAGTTGTTTCAGCGACAATATCAGATAGTTTTTTTACAATGTTTTTAAAAGCGGGGTCATCTTTGAGAATATCAAGTCTACCAAAGTTAAATAGTACTCTTTGCTTTACTTTACCATTTTCACGGTAATTTTCGACTAACCTAACATACTGATAACCGCCAGCATTAGTAATTTTGACAAACATATGGCAACTCCTTGAAGATAGTTTGTTATATTGTACCACAAAATATTTAAAAAGTCAAGCAAATTCAGTATATATTAAGCTAAAATTTGTCCCTACATTTTTTAAAATTTTTTATTTTTCTCTTCTTGAAACCCGCATAAATTAAGACTTTGTTATTTTTTGTTAGCTCAAAAACACCTCTTAACTGACAAAGTCAAGAAAAAACAATCATTATTTTAGCAAAAATTATTGAACAGTGCTATATCATTTGTGTAAATACAATGCTGCTAAAACAACAAAAAAGCAGGTAGTTTTTTCTACCTGCCATATCTTGAAAAACATTGATTTTCCTTACCTTGCTTGAACAATAAACTTTATTGCAGTCCTTTCTTCACCGTCAATATCAATTTCAGAAAATGCTGGAATTACAATCAAATCAATACCATTTGGTGCTACTTTTCCTCTTGCAATTGCAATAGCCTTGACAGCCTGGTTTACAGCACCTGCTCCAACTGCCTGAAGCTCAGCAACTCTTTTTTCTTTTATAACTGCAGTCAGAGCTCCTGCAACTTTTTGTGGTTTTGAAGTTGCTGCAACTTTTAGAACTTCCATCCTTTTTTATACCTCCTGAATATGACGTTGTGACTTTATTTAAATACAAAACCAAATGTCTACTATATATAATTCTACACCATTTTAAAAATTCCTTCTTTAATTTATCCTCTCCCTAAAATTCTGTTATATCTTCGAATTATCAAATTTGCAAATGTATTTATTATGAACACAATTACAATAAGCAATGTCGCAGTAGCATATGAATTTAATTTTGAAAGTCCTTCTGAAGAAAGAATGTAAAGGTGCACAGACATGGTTCGCGTTGGACTAAATATGCTTGTGGGGAAATTAAGCGAACTTCCAGCTGTCAAAAGCACTGCAGCAGTCTCACCTATTGCCCTTCCAACTCCCAAGATAACTCCTGTCAATATCCCGGGCATTGCAGGTGGAATCACAACCTTAGCTATTGTCTGCCACTTTGTTGCACCAAGTGCAAGGCTCCCTTCCCTAAAAGACATCGGAACAGTTTTTATAGCCTCTTCTGAAGTTCGTATAATAGTAGGCAGAATCATTATCGAAAGTGTAAGTGCACCTGATAAAATGGACCATCTAAATCCAAGTGCAATTACAAAAAATGCAAATCCGAAAAGTCCATAAATTATAGAAGGTATTCCAGCCAATGTTTCTGTGCCGAATCTTATAAGTTCAACAACTTTTCCTTTCTTTGAATATTCAGTCAAATAGATTGCTGCTAATACCCCTACAGGTGCCGCAATTATGACTGCAAGCAAGGTCACATACAAAGTTCCCACAATAACAGGAAATATTCCTCCGCTTTTGCCCATCTCCTCAGGATACTGAAGAATAAAGCTCAAACTTATACCTTTTAGTCCATTAGAAATAATGTGAAATACTATAACAATTAATATTACCATGGTGATTAACGTAAAAAGTCCAATTATAGAAAATACAATACCCTGTACAACTTTATTCTTTCTTATCATTTCTCTTCACCAACTCTTCTTGCAATTACATTTGCAATGGTGTTTAAAATCATAATAATTACAAAAAGAACTATGCCTGTTGCAAAAAGCGCCTGAGCATGTTTACCAGACGCATACCCCATCTCAATTGCTATATTTCCTGTTAAGGTTCTTACCTGGTCCAAAATGTTATTTGGTATTTTTGGACTGTTGCCTGCTACCATAATAACAGCCATGGTCTCGCCAATTGCCCTTCCCATACCAAGAATTATTGAAGCAATGATTCCAGACTTTGCAGCGGGCAAAATAACTCCTTTTATTGTTTGCCAGTGAGTTGCACCAAGGGCCAAAGACCCTTCTTTATATTCTCTTGGTACAGACCTTATTGAAACTTCTGAGATGTTTATAATTGTTGGTAAAATCATAATTCCTAAAATTATAGAAGATGCCAAAATAGAAAAACCAGAGCCTCCTAAATATTTCCTTATTAGAGGAACCACCACAACAAGACCATAAAAACCGTAGATCACAGATGGAATTCCTGCCAACAGCTCAACAAATGGTCTTATAAGCCTTGATATCTTTTCATTTACAAGTTCACCCAAAAATATTGCTGTTGCAATTCCAATTGGTACACCTATAATAATTGCTCCCACTGTCACATAAATAGAACCCAAAATCATCGGGAAAATTCCAAACTTGCCACTCAAAGGCGCCCACTTTTTACCTAAGATAAAGTTCCAAAGTCCATATTCCTTTATGATTGCAAAACCTTCTTTGAAGATGAAAACTGTTATTAGCAACACAGATATTACTGAGAGTGCTGCTGCTACAAACAAAATAATTTCTATCGCACTTTTCTTCTTAGGCATAATAAATCTTACACCCCATTACAATAAAATACTATTTTACTTTAATATAATGATACTTTTCTACAATGGCCTGTCCTTCATTGCTCAATGCAAAATCAATAAACTCTTTTACAAGTCCCTGTGGCTCATCCTTTGTCAGAAATAAAAATGGTCTTTGAAGTTTATACTTGCCGTTTTTTACATTATCCTCTGTAGCTTCCACTCCTTCTATTTTTACAGCCTTTACACTTGAATCTAACACACCCATTGAGATATATCCTATTGCATTAGGGTCTTGCGAAACAGATTGCTTTACTGCACCTGTTGATGGCTGAACAACTGCAGAATCAGAAATTGAGCTTTCTCCCATTACAAGTTCTTCAAAGGCACCTCGTGTTCCTGACCCCTCTTCTCGTGTTACAACAACAATCTGTGCATCCTTGCCACCAACATCTTTCCAATTTTTTATTTTGCCTGCATATATATCTCTTATTTGTTCAACTGATAGGTTGTCAATCGGATTTGAAGGGTGTACAACAACTGCAATTCCATCAATTGCTATCTTGTATTCATGAAGACCTTTTTCTTCTGGTTTTAACTCTCTCGAAGATGTTCCAATATCAGCAACACCGTCTCTGGCCGATTTTATCCCAACACCAGAACCTCCGCCTTGGACCTCAATTTTTGTCTCTGGGTGTTTTTCCATAAACGCCTTGGCCAA harbors:
- the hcp gene encoding hydroxylamine reductase → MIQTDMFCFQCEQTAGGKGCTKVGVCGKDSRVATLQDLLLYQLKGIAYLGSKILAEGKKIDEGTTKFMMDALFSTLTNVNFDEKRFVRYILEADSVKENLKNQVSNLDNLPAAVYYRPPEDVEKMIADGKKVGILADDIDDDIRSLRELLIYGLKGMAAYAHHAYRLGYKDDDVNNFFFTALAKTLDSNLSAEELYNLCMELGKKNFRCMEILDKAHTETFGHPRPTEVLISKKKGPFIIVSGHDLKDLKDLLEQTEGKGINIYTHGEMLPAHGYPELKKYKHLVGNYGGAWQDQQKEFDGIPGCILMTTNCLQKPRDSYKDRIFTTGVVGFDGVAHIEEVNGKKDFTPIIQKALELGGWQEDEEEKKILVGFAHNTVLGVANKIIEAVKSGQIKHFFLIGGCDGAKPGRNYYTEFAEKTPKDTLILTLACGKYRFNKKDFGSIGEFPRLLDVGQCNDAYSAIIIAIELAKAFGVDVNDLPLTLVLSWFEQKAVAILLTLLSLGIKNIYLGPSLPAFVSPNILQVLVERFNIKPISNPENDLNEILSKK
- a CDS encoding DUF2294 domain-containing protein produces the protein MTKGQIEAKISEAVSKFEIEYMGRGPKQIKTIITEDIIVVRLIGFLSPTEKRLAQTKEGIELIKKVRATLFENAKEDLANLIKQVIDVDIAGIYSDVNTVNGEKVIVITLNENLEKKLSQ
- a CDS encoding ATP-binding protein, with product MIRKIVKINEEKCNGCGLCVNACVEGAIELVNGKAKLVSEEYCDGLGNCLPVCPTGAIEIIEAEAKPFNEKAVEERLNQKKQHEQFSCMCPGSQERVIERSNMLEASEEKNQKVEESKEELSQLVNWPVQLNLVNPYAKFFDNAHLLIAADCVAYAYASFHRDFMKGKVTIIGCPKLDNIEYFYEKILEIIQSHNIKSITVVKMEVPCCNGIASIVKKAMLQAQKILPYQEVTITTDGGIKE
- a CDS encoding Crp/Fnr family transcriptional regulator; the encoded protein is MHLERVCQSKLFKMMDQSEIKEILDSFHILKKDFEKDQVIVLEGDECSFIGLILSGMIEVKKSSVSGKEYTITTLTQGDTFGEAVIFSSANTFPATIVSKTKTEVIFIPKHAIIKMCKKNEKFLYNFLNLLSDRILLLNTKLKENTLSTLRQKICNFLIEEYKKQKTTKLKLNFTKQELAKIFNVQRPSLSRELIKMKEEGLIDFWGKEIWIKDLEKIEEYLYEDA
- the ftsY gene encoding signal recognition particle-docking protein FtsY, which encodes MGFFDRLKEGLSKTKKNFTEKVESLLKSFKQVDDELFEELEEVLVLSDVGVKTSQKIIENLKEKVKKEKISATEAVKELLKEEMLSIINLENKLSEKYPLIILMVGVNGVGKTTSIGKIANLLKSNGKKVLIAAADTFRAAAAEQLEIWAKRVGCDIIKHVEGSDPAAVVFDGIQAMRARKADVLIVDTAGRLHTKKNLIEELKKIDRVINQQMPEASKETLLVIDATTGQNALNQAKEFNQAVNISGIVLTKLDGTAKGGIIISICDELKIPVKFVGVGEKIDDLQYFNAKEFVDALFEN